A single genomic interval of Streptococcus suis harbors:
- a CDS encoding DUF1351 domain-containing protein: MSEELSLFDNLESMAPVPTATVLDFDFEFTPAQITIVGKDLLEQALTGYVEKYKNYTVTAETFEDDAKVRAELNNLQKKVKSAVKEKLADYNKPIDEVKAWVDGLLEPIVKIGKSIDEGVKAFEEQERLKRAKTIEGLFQKAIASTGKDVDIRLFSKYFDEFSKKTCFMADNVRPNKATVNMVASLVEEEVAKKKEYESALIKITEAAAKADFGPAPYVRNFEQGASLADILQAIADDKALADKTREEVRRKQQLAKRIEEMTAIAESKGLDPKKYADMLNSGVSALAVHEELVNDARKWQEEQDRMEQEFLAQRGAISGNAQNRPNSDEIQRENMSEGKYTSEQKNASEDKIELNKKVVKWQGDFRVTFPDGETAKLFGGKGGLYEQHGIVVEKLGEWMKL, from the coding sequence ATGTCTGAAGAACTATCTCTATTTGACAATCTGGAAAGTATGGCGCCAGTTCCGACTGCGACAGTATTAGATTTTGACTTTGAATTCACACCAGCCCAAATCACTATCGTGGGCAAGGATTTGTTGGAGCAGGCACTTACTGGATACGTTGAAAAATACAAGAACTACACTGTCACGGCAGAAACGTTTGAAGACGATGCCAAGGTCCGAGCTGAGTTAAACAACCTGCAGAAGAAGGTCAAGTCAGCTGTTAAGGAGAAACTGGCAGATTACAACAAGCCCATCGACGAAGTCAAGGCTTGGGTGGACGGCTTGTTGGAACCAATTGTCAAAATCGGCAAGTCGATTGACGAAGGTGTGAAGGCGTTTGAAGAACAGGAACGACTTAAACGCGCCAAAACCATTGAGGGACTATTCCAGAAAGCTATTGCAAGCACGGGAAAAGACGTTGACATCCGTTTGTTCAGCAAGTATTTTGATGAGTTTTCTAAGAAGACATGCTTTATGGCTGACAATGTTCGTCCCAATAAAGCCACAGTCAATATGGTTGCCAGCTTGGTAGAGGAAGAAGTGGCCAAGAAGAAAGAATATGAGTCAGCACTAATCAAAATTACTGAAGCAGCCGCCAAAGCAGACTTTGGTCCAGCCCCTTACGTACGTAATTTTGAACAAGGAGCAAGCTTGGCTGACATCTTGCAGGCAATCGCTGATGATAAAGCCTTGGCTGATAAGACTCGTGAAGAAGTTAGGCGCAAGCAACAACTGGCAAAACGGATCGAAGAGATGACTGCTATTGCAGAAAGCAAGGGACTAGATCCGAAGAAGTATGCCGATATGCTCAATTCAGGGGTATCTGCACTAGCAGTCCATGAAGAACTTGTCAATGACGCAAGAAAATGGCAAGAAGAGCAGGACCGAATGGAGCAGGAATTTCTAGCTCAACGTGGAGCTATTAGCGGAAATGCTCAAAATCGCCCAAATTCTGACGAAATTCAACGAGAAAATATGTCCGAGGGTAAATATACCTCCGAACAGAAAAACGCGTCAGAGGACAAAATAGAGCTGAATAAGAAGGTGGTTAAATGGCAAGGTGATTTCAGAGTTACTTTCCCAGACGGAGAAACCGCTAAGTTATTCGGTGGTAAGGGTGGTTTGTATGAACAGCATGGGATAGTTGTTGAGAAATTAGGAGAATGGAT
- a CDS encoding recombinase RecT, translating to MSNLAVIQKDITDAVNAKVSQMQNEGLVVAPNYAPANALKSAFFAITNSPSGNLLEKCSKESIANALLDMVVQGLSPAKTQCYFIPYESTLKMTRSYFGTMKVVKQLSNVKDIWAEVVFEGDVLKIRNDNGRKVLESHETDWTNQDNAIIGAYCIIEKVDGERILTVMTKKEIDRSWQQSKNKSVQNAFPQEMAKRTVINRAAKQFFNTSDDSDILIEAVNRTTENEFDDNRQIKEAEPVQSAGQDILDKMTGKIVAEEPAEDATISEAETVEEAGVDISKMETTKQVIDAETGEILDEEEPF from the coding sequence ATGAGTAATCTTGCAGTTATTCAAAAAGATATTACAGATGCCGTGAATGCGAAAGTGTCGCAGATGCAGAACGAAGGCTTGGTAGTAGCACCAAACTACGCACCGGCAAATGCTTTGAAGTCAGCATTTTTTGCCATAACCAACAGCCCAAGTGGGAACTTGCTTGAAAAGTGTTCAAAAGAAAGTATTGCCAATGCCTTGCTTGACATGGTTGTTCAAGGGTTAAGTCCAGCAAAGACCCAATGTTACTTCATTCCATATGAGAGTACATTAAAAATGACACGGTCCTACTTTGGGACTATGAAGGTTGTCAAACAACTGTCCAACGTGAAAGATATTTGGGCAGAGGTGGTCTTTGAAGGGGATGTGCTTAAAATTCGCAATGACAATGGGCGCAAGGTTCTTGAAAGCCACGAAACAGATTGGACCAACCAAGATAACGCAATTATCGGTGCTTACTGCATCATTGAAAAAGTGGATGGTGAGCGAATTTTGACAGTCATGACCAAGAAAGAGATTGATCGCAGCTGGCAACAGTCGAAAAATAAATCTGTCCAAAATGCCTTCCCTCAAGAAATGGCAAAACGTACTGTTATCAATCGTGCAGCCAAACAATTCTTCAATACGTCGGACGATAGTGATATCTTGATTGAAGCTGTTAACCGGACAACTGAAAATGAATTCGATGACAATCGTCAAATCAAAGAAGCAGAGCCGGTTCAATCAGCTGGGCAGGATATCCTGGATAAGATGACCGGCAAGATTGTCGCTGAAGAACCTGCAGAAGATGCAACTATTTCCGAAGCGGAAACTGTTGAAGAAGCAGGAGTGGATATTTCCAAAATGGAAACAACCAAGCAGGTCATCGATGCCGAAACGGGCGAAATCTTAGATGAGGAGGAACCGTTCTAA
- a CDS encoding transcriptional regulator, translated as MQHLVRNIHKNYTQLNNHSAQNSELSLQAKGLLFVLMSNKDTWKPYIDELSKRSKNGRDAHRTAYDELKDAGYIRIYQKSLGRRKGVQNLPLVSDIPITDSYWEYWKEKVDDELSTSESPE; from the coding sequence ATGCAGCACCTTGTCAGGAATATCCATAAAAACTATACGCAGTTGAATAATCATTCTGCTCAAAACAGCGAACTTAGTTTACAAGCTAAAGGGTTATTATTTGTGTTGATGTCAAACAAAGACACCTGGAAACCTTACATCGATGAACTTTCTAAACGTTCGAAGAATGGGCGTGATGCCCATAGAACAGCATATGATGAATTAAAAGATGCAGGGTATATCCGGATATATCAAAAAAGTCTTGGTCGTAGAAAAGGTGTTCAGAATCTTCCTTTAGTTTCCGACATCCCTATCACAGATAGCTATTGGGAGTATTGGAAAGAAAAGGTCGATGACGAGTTATCCACAAGTGAATCGCCAGAGTGA
- a CDS encoding helix-turn-helix domain-containing protein, whose translation MANSLRALRRFRNLTQEELSAETGITARTIQNYENNISSLRKASYENLVALAKALDVSVDDIFLDDVSDFLKLPN comes from the coding sequence ATGGCTAACTCACTAAGAGCTTTACGTCGGTTTAGAAACTTAACTCAAGAAGAGTTGTCAGCTGAAACAGGCATAACTGCTAGAACTATTCAGAATTACGAAAACAATATTTCTAGTTTGAGGAAAGCAAGTTACGAAAATTTGGTAGCTTTAGCAAAAGCACTAGATGTCAGCGTTGACGATATTTTTTTGGATGACGTTTCGGATTTTCTGAAACTACCCAACTAA
- a CDS encoding helix-turn-helix domain-containing protein, translating into MAEEKNYFASNLKLLRQKYGMEQIDLANRLGRKSSSSVSEWERGKYTPKAGVLNDIARIFDVSLSQLMSSDLSHPAPSPHPTPTIDLSNLRERVVLFDGKPLSDEDVEKITKIIELSLEVSASEDR; encoded by the coding sequence ATGGCAGAAGAAAAAAATTATTTTGCTTCTAACTTAAAATTACTGAGGCAGAAATATGGAATGGAGCAGATAGATTTAGCAAATCGTCTAGGAAGAAAGAGTTCTTCTTCCGTTAGCGAATGGGAACGCGGGAAATACACCCCAAAAGCTGGTGTCTTAAATGACATTGCAAGGATTTTCGATGTCTCTCTATCACAGTTGATGTCGTCTGATTTATCGCATCCAGCTCCCTCCCCTCACCCCACTCCCACAATCGACCTCTCAAATCTCCGCGAGCGTGTGGTCTTATTCGACGGCAAACCACTCTCGGATGAAGATGTAGAGAAAATCACCAAGATCATTGAGCTATCCTTGGAGGTTAGTGCTAGTGAAGATAGATGA
- a CDS encoding ImmA/IrrE family metallo-endopeptidase yields MKIDELLEEYKVKLFVYPDDMWDRPGLYFPDLRTIYISAALTKAERERVILHELGHINHNPVNYSRCLLQYENQADRFMVRELLKEYLSKYDPNDFNWLYFAKTNKIATSWGERMIQEEFYKLVS; encoded by the coding sequence GTGAAGATAGATGAACTTTTAGAAGAATACAAAGTTAAATTATTTGTTTATCCAGACGATATGTGGGATAGACCTGGACTTTATTTTCCAGATTTACGAACTATCTACATATCTGCTGCACTCACTAAAGCTGAGCGAGAACGAGTAATATTGCATGAGCTTGGACACATTAATCACAATCCTGTCAACTACTCTCGATGCTTACTGCAGTATGAGAATCAAGCTGACAGATTTATGGTTAGAGAACTGCTCAAGGAATATCTTAGTAAGTACGACCCGAATGATTTTAACTGGTTGTACTTTGCAAAAACTAACAAAATCGCAACCAGCTGGGGCGAGCGAATGATACAAGAAGAATTTTATAAATTGGTTAGTTAA
- a CDS encoding SAP domain-containing protein: MGLLNFSFGKKKKTYTQNKSEYPVNSNQSTLEIKPFYNAKLECGLTPGQLILIDWTNKTGRSENFPGYFKYTFGIDAKREQEKLLNNGYFEFFKTLKPLKVPELKSILIAHQLPATGKKENLSRRITENIDLNSLEIPVSYILTDKSKDILNKNDGYVRSYHDKYFDMESYHAYKNELAFNGGYGDIKWAYLNDESIKNTLAGDYGLLRNTKFAQYHQLFDENKIVDSFSFIIEVFLMDVSGLDNGYNYDRKPYYDNIFVNTNILNKIQVIGDQLDQDDFEFAFDRACWIISNLPANHFLTNDDYSFLKENILSATTEKIEKYFEKYSKFKRRLE, encoded by the coding sequence ATGGGATTATTAAATTTTTCATTTGGAAAAAAGAAAAAAACTTATACTCAGAATAAGAGCGAATATCCGGTCAATTCCAATCAAAGCACTTTAGAAATAAAACCATTTTATAACGCAAAACTTGAATGCGGACTTACTCCAGGGCAACTTATTCTAATTGACTGGACAAACAAAACAGGAAGAAGTGAAAATTTTCCAGGATACTTCAAATACACTTTTGGGATTGACGCTAAAAGAGAACAGGAGAAGTTATTAAACAACGGATATTTTGAATTTTTTAAAACTTTGAAACCTTTAAAAGTCCCTGAATTAAAATCTATTCTTATAGCGCATCAACTTCCCGCCACAGGAAAAAAAGAAAATCTTTCGAGGCGGATAACAGAAAATATTGATTTAAATTCTCTTGAAATTCCTGTATCTTATATCTTGACCGACAAGTCAAAAGATATATTAAACAAAAATGACGGATACGTCAGATCTTATCATGATAAATATTTCGATATGGAGAGTTACCATGCATATAAAAATGAACTAGCTTTTAATGGCGGATATGGTGATATTAAATGGGCATATCTTAACGATGAATCTATTAAAAATACTTTAGCAGGAGACTATGGCTTACTTAGAAATACTAAATTTGCTCAGTATCACCAATTATTTGATGAAAACAAAATAGTAGATTCATTTTCTTTTATTATTGAAGTCTTTTTAATGGATGTATCGGGCTTAGATAATGGGTATAATTATGATAGAAAACCGTATTATGACAATATTTTTGTCAATACAAATATATTAAATAAGATACAAGTTATTGGAGATCAGTTAGATCAAGATGATTTTGAATTCGCATTTGATCGTGCTTGTTGGATTATATCTAATTTGCCTGCCAATCACTTTCTAACAAATGATGACTATTCATTTTTAAAAGAAAACATTCTATCAGCAACAACTGAGAAAATAGAAAAGTATTTCGAAAAATATTCTAAATTTAAACGAAGATTAGAGTAA
- a CDS encoding DUF4231 domain-containing protein: MEQDEYLNSRLDNQISWYDKKSQHHQKWYKCLKWTEVFLGFLVPIVTTSKLPCYGLISAICAGGMLLCESFISISKHRDNWIDYRRTTELLKHEKYMFLTKTGVYKNENDSFALLVERCETIISSENINWANLQTDTIQRKDT; this comes from the coding sequence ATGGAACAAGATGAATATCTAAATTCTAGACTTGATAATCAAATTTCATGGTACGATAAGAAAAGTCAACACCATCAAAAATGGTATAAATGTTTGAAATGGACGGAAGTGTTCCTTGGATTCTTAGTTCCGATTGTAACCACTTCTAAACTCCCTTGTTATGGATTGATATCAGCTATTTGTGCAGGCGGGATGTTGCTTTGTGAAAGTTTTATTTCTATCTCGAAACACCGAGATAATTGGATTGACTATCGTCGTACGACAGAATTATTAAAACATGAAAAGTATATGTTTTTAACGAAGACTGGAGTATATAAAAATGAAAATGATAGCTTTGCATTACTTGTAGAGCGTTGCGAGACTATCATTTCTAGCGAAAATATAAACTGGGCTAATTTACAAACCGATACCATTCAAAGAAAGGATACCTGA